A stretch of the Acidobacteriota bacterium genome encodes the following:
- the hemE gene encoding uroporphyrinogen decarboxylase, producing MNDRFLRACRRQAVDATPVWFMRQAGRYMPEYRAIRQRYGMLDLCRTPELAVTVTLQPVQAMEVDAAILFSDLLLPLAPMGLTFDFVKGEGPAFDNPIRSVADVERVIPIDPVESLGYVLDSIRHLKPMLNVPLIGFVGAPFTLASYAIEGGPSKDFARTKAMMYGEPEAWHTLCARLADMAGTYLRAQVAAGVDAVQVFDSWVGHLSPADYREFALPHTRRVFEAIADLDTPSIHFGVGTATLLEGMATAGSTVMGADWRIPLDTAWSLIGSERGIQGNLDPTLLLGPWDRLQRAVEDVLARAGGRPGHIFNLGHGVLPMTSPDVVRRVIDLVHTLSATSTR from the coding sequence GTGAACGACCGATTCCTCCGAGCCTGCCGCCGACAAGCCGTCGACGCCACCCCCGTCTGGTTCATGCGCCAGGCCGGCCGCTACATGCCCGAATACCGGGCCATCCGCCAGCGTTACGGCATGTTGGATCTGTGCCGAACGCCAGAGTTGGCTGTGACGGTGACGCTCCAGCCCGTCCAGGCGATGGAGGTGGATGCCGCCATCCTCTTCTCGGACCTGCTGCTGCCGCTCGCGCCGATGGGGTTGACCTTCGACTTCGTGAAGGGCGAGGGCCCCGCCTTCGACAATCCGATCCGCTCGGTGGCAGACGTCGAGCGGGTCATCCCTATCGATCCCGTCGAGAGCCTCGGCTACGTCCTGGACAGCATCCGCCACCTGAAGCCGATGCTGAACGTCCCCCTGATCGGGTTCGTGGGAGCGCCGTTCACCCTGGCGTCATATGCGATCGAGGGCGGACCGTCGAAGGACTTCGCGCGCACCAAGGCCATGATGTACGGCGAACCCGAGGCGTGGCATACCCTCTGCGCGCGACTGGCCGACATGGCTGGCACGTATCTGCGTGCGCAGGTCGCCGCCGGCGTGGACGCGGTCCAGGTGTTCGACTCGTGGGTCGGCCATCTGAGCCCGGCCGACTACCGCGAGTTCGCGCTTCCCCACACGCGCCGCGTGTTCGAGGCCATCGCCGACCTCGACACGCCATCGATCCACTTCGGCGTCGGCACCGCCACGCTGCTCGAAGGCATGGCAACGGCCGGCAGTACCGTGATGGGCGCTGACTGGCGCATCCCCCTCGACACGGCGTGGTCGCTCATCGGGTCCGAGCGCGGTATCCAGGGCAATCTCGATCCCACGCTGCTCCTCGGCCCGTGGGATCGGCTGCAGCGCGCGGTCGAGGACGTCCTCGCGCGAGCCGGCGGCAGGCCAGGCCACATCTTCAACCTCGGGCATGGCGTCCTTCCCATGACCTCCCCGGACGTCGTTCGGCGCGTGATCGATCTGGTCCATACCCTCAGCGCGACGTCGACGCGATGA
- a CDS encoding fibronectin type III domain-containing protein, with translation MRRLTVAAARALVVCLVVLLPGAVPAAAQAEISLAWDAPASSGVVAYVVEWGLTPGTYMASASVDASRTAFTATGLWPGLRYYFAVRALDASGASSQRSNEASAIARRVETMSRATSGGHTWPTVALAVHQAGSGSGTVAGTPADVTCGPPCQASLPLGTPVVLVATADEGSRFVGWQGAGCRGDGSCTFMLTTASAVTAIFESTKEPGVAYTRFLAEGASSGTFTTRIALANPGARATTALLQFLRGDGVVIPQTVTVPSLSSVHVDADDVPGLAGAAFATTIESDMPLVVDRTMSWRGLDGALRGAHAESSLDGPAMRWYLAEGATHSGFDLFYLLQNPTTASVRVRVRYLRANGAPLEKTYDLAPLSRTNIWVDHEVFDASGRRPLEAAEVSAVIDVLDGPGIVVERARYDSHRGRGFEAGHASAGATAAATRWYFAEGATGQYFDLFLLLANPGARAADVRVTYLLPDASRVTRTHVVGPQQRYTIWVDKDAPALVNTAVSAVVESTNGVPIVAERSMWWPGDANGWFEAHNAAGATVAATRWAVADGDVLSAGLTRSTYLLVANPDREQATVRMTVLMRPGVPPVSREFQVAAGSRFGISLGHEFPEVDGESAGALIESVGRTPVPIVVERAMYGDAPDRKWARGTALLATRLN, from the coding sequence GTGCGCCGGCTGACCGTCGCCGCGGCGCGCGCGCTCGTCGTGTGCCTGGTCGTTCTGTTGCCGGGGGCCGTACCCGCGGCAGCGCAGGCCGAGATCAGCCTGGCGTGGGACGCGCCAGCCTCGTCCGGCGTTGTCGCCTACGTCGTCGAATGGGGGCTCACGCCGGGTACGTACATGGCGTCGGCCTCGGTCGATGCGTCCCGGACGGCGTTCACCGCGACTGGCCTGTGGCCGGGCCTTCGCTACTACTTTGCCGTCAGAGCGCTGGACGCGAGCGGCGCGTCGAGTCAGCGCTCGAATGAAGCCTCGGCGATCGCCCGACGTGTCGAGACGATGAGTCGCGCGACGAGCGGCGGGCACACATGGCCCACGGTTGCGCTCGCCGTGCATCAGGCAGGTTCAGGCAGTGGGACTGTCGCCGGCACGCCGGCAGACGTCACCTGTGGTCCGCCGTGTCAGGCGTCGTTGCCGCTGGGGACACCTGTCGTGCTCGTCGCGACAGCCGACGAGGGCAGCCGCTTCGTGGGCTGGCAGGGTGCCGGTTGTCGGGGCGATGGCAGTTGCACCTTCATGCTGACCACCGCCTCCGCCGTGACGGCCATCTTCGAGTCCACCAAGGAGCCGGGGGTTGCGTACACGCGCTTCCTGGCCGAAGGCGCATCCAGCGGCACCTTCACCACGCGTATCGCGCTTGCCAACCCCGGTGCGCGCGCGACGACGGCGTTGCTGCAGTTCCTGCGCGGCGATGGCGTCGTGATCCCTCAGACCGTCACGGTACCATCCCTCTCGAGCGTGCACGTCGACGCTGACGACGTGCCGGGCCTCGCGGGCGCGGCGTTCGCGACCACGATCGAGAGCGATATGCCGCTCGTTGTCGATCGCACCATGTCGTGGCGCGGTCTGGACGGGGCGTTGCGCGGCGCGCACGCCGAGTCGAGTCTGGATGGACCCGCGATGCGCTGGTATCTCGCCGAGGGGGCGACGCATTCGGGCTTCGACCTGTTCTACCTGCTCCAGAATCCCACGACCGCGTCCGTCCGGGTGCGCGTGCGGTACCTCCGAGCGAACGGGGCACCGCTCGAGAAGACGTACGATCTGGCGCCACTCAGCCGCACCAACATCTGGGTGGACCATGAAGTCTTCGACGCGTCGGGTCGCAGGCCGCTCGAAGCCGCCGAGGTATCGGCGGTGATCGACGTGCTCGACGGCCCCGGGATCGTCGTCGAGCGGGCGAGGTACGACAGCCATCGCGGGCGCGGCTTCGAAGCCGGGCATGCCAGTGCCGGTGCGACGGCGGCGGCGACGCGCTGGTACTTCGCCGAGGGTGCCACCGGTCAGTACTTCGATCTCTTCCTGCTCCTTGCCAACCCAGGGGCGCGCGCGGCGGACGTGCGCGTCACGTACCTGCTGCCCGATGCGTCGCGCGTGACCCGGACGCATGTCGTCGGACCGCAGCAGCGATACACCATCTGGGTCGACAAGGACGCCCCGGCACTGGTCAACACCGCGGTCTCGGCCGTCGTGGAGTCGACCAACGGCGTTCCCATCGTTGCCGAGCGCTCCATGTGGTGGCCCGGGGACGCAAACGGATGGTTCGAGGCGCACAACGCCGCCGGCGCCACCGTTGCGGCGACGCGATGGGCCGTGGCCGATGGAGACGTCCTGTCGGCAGGCCTGACGCGATCGACGTATCTGCTCGTTGCCAACCCCGACAGGGAACAGGCCACCGTGCGCATGACGGTGCTGATGCGACCCGGCGTGCCACCCGTCAGTCGAGAGTTCCAGGTGGCAGCCGGCAGCCGTTTCGGTATCAGTCTCGGTCATGAGTTTCCGGAGGTCGATGGCGAGTCCGCGGGAGCGCTGATCGAGAGCGTGGGTCGCACGCCCGTACCCATCGTCGTGGAGCGGGCGATGTACGGCGATGCGCCGGACCGGAAGTGGGCGCGCGGCACGGCGCTCCTTGCCACGCGCCTGAACTGA
- a CDS encoding DUF2911 domain-containing protein, producing MRRVLLTMTAIAAVVTATVAVPSVVSAQKVVSSTVGKGGSPHETVEYTVGSAKVTITYGRPFLKGRSLETLAPTGKVYRTGADSATTLVTDKDLQIGTLAVPAGTYTLYTLPGATWQLIVNKQTGQWGTQYDQSQDLGRVPMAAGTLAAPAEQLTLTIAGGNLELHWATMKQSVTITAK from the coding sequence ATGCGTCGAGTGCTCCTGACCATGACCGCCATCGCCGCGGTCGTCACCGCCACTGTTGCCGTACCGAGCGTCGTGTCCGCGCAGAAAGTCGTCTCGTCGACGGTGGGCAAGGGCGGTAGCCCGCACGAGACCGTCGAGTACACCGTGGGAAGCGCCAAGGTGACGATCACTTACGGCCGTCCGTTCCTGAAGGGCCGCAGCCTCGAGACGCTCGCTCCGACCGGTAAGGTCTATCGCACGGGTGCCGATTCGGCCACGACGCTCGTGACCGACAAGGACCTGCAGATCGGGACGCTCGCCGTGCCGGCTGGCACGTACACCCTGTACACGCTGCCCGGTGCCACGTGGCAGCTCATCGTGAACAAGCAGACGGGTCAGTGGGGCACGCAGTACGACCAGTCGCAGGACCTCGGCCGCGTCCCGATGGCGGCCGGCACCCTCGCTGCACCAGCCGAGCAGCTCACGCTCACCATCGCGGGCGGGAACCTCGAACTGCACTGGGCGACGATGAAGCAGTCGGTCACCATCACCGCAAAGTAG
- a CDS encoding carbohydrate-binding family 9-like protein: MYRGPEAERQPAVYRVVRVERGADDLLAGRGWDDAMAVTWGPDAYATTWRAVWTSDALCVRWDCTDQAPWVTRTQRDDRLWETEVGEVFVDPTCSGAHYAELEISPGNVVCDLHVERLVPDRVMHLDWDFPTLRSSVLRDGDLWTAIAWMPFADFATLAPPVAACLPVRGGDVWHVNAFRIKRPGGPVYPERNVVYAAWSVPDGPTFHAPESFRPMVFEAAPLPPQEPT; the protein is encoded by the coding sequence ATGTACCGAGGACCGGAAGCCGAGCGACAGCCGGCGGTGTATCGCGTGGTCCGCGTGGAGCGCGGCGCGGACGACCTGCTCGCCGGACGCGGCTGGGACGACGCAATGGCCGTGACGTGGGGACCTGACGCGTACGCGACGACGTGGCGCGCGGTGTGGACCAGCGACGCGCTGTGCGTGCGATGGGACTGCACGGACCAGGCGCCGTGGGTCACGCGCACACAACGCGACGACCGCCTCTGGGAGACCGAGGTGGGGGAGGTCTTCGTGGATCCGACCTGCAGCGGCGCCCACTACGCGGAGCTGGAAATCTCTCCGGGCAACGTCGTATGCGATCTGCACGTCGAACGGCTCGTGCCGGACCGCGTGATGCACCTCGACTGGGACTTTCCCACCCTGCGCTCGTCGGTCCTGCGCGACGGCGACCTGTGGACGGCGATCGCATGGATGCCGTTCGCCGACTTTGCGACCCTCGCGCCGCCGGTGGCCGCGTGCCTGCCCGTGCGTGGCGGCGATGTGTGGCACGTCAACGCGTTCCGGATCAAGCGGCCCGGCGGTCCTGTCTACCCGGAACGCAACGTGGTCTATGCCGCATGGTCGGTACCCGACGGGCCCACGTTCCACGCACCCGAGAGCTTCCGTCCCATGGTCTTCGAGGCAGCGCCTCTTCCGCCACAGGAACCCACATGA
- a CDS encoding flagellar hook-length control protein FliK — translation MSSADVTFTVGQRLLATVVATGLNGGTLLSMQGREVMAGGALPHPPGTRVRLEVVAGGAQPVVRLVTADVDATPDAETHDAVSPDRYALAAAVLAAREAPDVAKAMAAVATQVPHLVARRVLGAADADALLALLLPLRGASHVSGSPAAATAEGLARALAARLAQGGVMLERHVADVLRQATDGTAVAADLRFRLAALLARLPAGPGDVRDAVSHLQGALLAEQARVAAHLVREGIVDVRIPMQVDPHETDLRLRVSRDPEPDHDDEGSTPWRHARFDMTLPELGRVHVRLRLGADGMRTEFLVEEPSAADRIEAHLDDLTMSLERVGFARVLTRVVVDPVAVSAPDELPDVPPGTIVDVHA, via the coding sequence GTGTCGAGCGCCGATGTCACGTTCACCGTCGGGCAGCGCCTGCTCGCCACGGTGGTGGCGACCGGACTGAACGGCGGCACGCTGCTCTCCATGCAGGGGCGCGAGGTGATGGCCGGCGGCGCGCTTCCGCATCCGCCCGGGACCCGCGTCAGGCTCGAAGTCGTCGCGGGCGGTGCGCAGCCCGTCGTCAGGCTCGTCACGGCCGACGTCGACGCCACGCCGGACGCGGAGACGCATGACGCGGTGTCGCCGGATCGCTATGCGCTCGCCGCGGCAGTGCTGGCTGCGCGTGAGGCCCCCGACGTTGCGAAGGCCATGGCGGCGGTGGCGACCCAGGTGCCGCACCTGGTGGCTCGTCGGGTCCTCGGCGCTGCCGATGCCGACGCGCTGCTCGCCCTGCTGTTGCCGCTGCGCGGCGCGAGCCACGTGTCCGGTTCACCAGCCGCGGCGACGGCCGAAGGACTTGCGCGTGCGCTGGCGGCACGGCTTGCGCAGGGCGGTGTGATGCTGGAGCGTCACGTGGCAGATGTGCTGCGTCAGGCGACTGATGGAACAGCGGTTGCGGCGGACCTGCGGTTCAGGCTTGCGGCCCTCCTGGCGCGTCTGCCGGCCGGTCCCGGTGACGTTCGTGATGCGGTGTCACACCTTCAGGGCGCGCTGCTCGCCGAACAGGCCCGGGTTGCCGCGCACCTTGTTCGCGAGGGCATCGTGGACGTGCGGATTCCCATGCAGGTCGACCCGCACGAGACGGATCTGCGTTTGCGCGTGTCGCGCGATCCGGAGCCGGACCATGACGACGAGGGTTCGACGCCGTGGAGACATGCGCGCTTCGACATGACGTTGCCGGAGCTCGGACGCGTGCACGTCAGGCTCCGTCTCGGCGCCGACGGGATGCGCACCGAGTTCCTCGTCGAAGAGCCGTCGGCCGCCGATCGGATCGAAGCGCACCTCGACGACCTGACGATGTCACTCGAACGCGTCGGTTTCGCGCGTGTGCTCACGCGCGTGGTGGTGGATCCGGTGGCCGTGAGCGCACCGGACGAACTGCCTGACGTGCCGCCGGGGACCATCGTGGACGTGCACGCATGA
- the ppk1 gene encoding polyphosphate kinase 1 — MNATTAIKDRAPRGRGGKRRVRLPAARTDWSQLDPAHLEHPALYINRELSWLGFNQRVLNQALDATHPLLERVKFLAIVATNLDEFFMVRVATLLKKYRAGIEDVSVDGLNTEQQLAATRARSLEMMAALTACWRDRIRPALATEGVHLLEPAEYTPALTAHLARYFRDEILPVLTPLAFDPGHPFPYISNLSRNFAVVVRHGGRTKFARVKIPATLDRFVPVPPSLSPRGGHALVFLEDVVRANLQQLFPGTELQSAHLFRIIRDTDMVIQEDEADDLLETVDRSLKQLRYGALCLLEVEDAMPRRVLNILKENFEVDEDIVVRTGERMDWDDWHQLTRLHLPHLKDAPFSPRSIWSGYTEIFDDLREEDTLVHHPFDSFSSVEAFLRAAIEDPQVIAIKMTLYRIGSNSPLVDMLITAAEQGKQVAVLVELKARFDERNNIEWATRMEAAGIHVVYGLVSLKTHAKLCLIVRKEQDGIRRYAHVGTGNYNRATAQIYTDIGLFTSDAAIVDDITDVFNYLTGYSNRKSYDQLLVAPVSLRSQLKALIDRECEHHKAGRPARLIFKLNAIADPGAVRKLYQASQCGVPIDLIVRGVCCLRPGVPGISDTIAVRSIVGRFLEHSRLYYFENGGDPDIYIGSADLMERNLDRRVEVLCPVHQPDLRAHLRDVVLDALLADTDRVRILQTDGSYLPVTTPPGTDRVNAQARLLDVYSQMSSSAL; from the coding sequence ATGAACGCCACAACCGCCATCAAGGACCGTGCGCCGCGAGGGCGAGGCGGAAAGAGACGTGTCCGCCTCCCTGCGGCGCGCACGGACTGGTCGCAGCTCGACCCGGCGCACCTCGAGCATCCCGCGCTCTACATCAACAGGGAACTGAGCTGGCTGGGGTTCAACCAGCGCGTCCTGAACCAGGCGCTCGACGCCACTCACCCACTGCTCGAGCGCGTCAAGTTCCTCGCCATCGTCGCCACCAACCTCGACGAGTTCTTCATGGTGCGCGTGGCGACGCTGCTGAAGAAGTACCGCGCCGGCATCGAGGACGTGAGCGTCGACGGCCTCAACACCGAGCAACAGTTGGCGGCAACGCGCGCACGATCGCTGGAGATGATGGCCGCGCTGACCGCGTGCTGGCGCGATCGGATTCGCCCCGCGCTGGCAACCGAAGGCGTGCATCTTCTGGAGCCCGCCGAATACACGCCGGCTCTCACCGCGCATCTGGCGCGCTACTTCCGCGACGAGATCCTCCCCGTCCTCACGCCACTGGCCTTCGATCCGGGACACCCGTTTCCGTACATCTCGAACCTGAGTCGTAACTTCGCCGTGGTGGTGCGGCACGGCGGACGCACGAAGTTCGCGCGCGTGAAGATCCCTGCCACGCTCGATCGCTTCGTGCCCGTACCTCCGTCGCTCTCGCCGCGCGGAGGGCACGCGTTGGTCTTCCTCGAAGACGTCGTCAGGGCCAACCTCCAGCAACTGTTCCCGGGTACCGAGTTGCAGTCGGCCCACCTGTTCCGCATCATCCGCGATACGGACATGGTCATTCAGGAAGACGAGGCGGACGACCTGCTCGAGACCGTGGACAGGAGCCTCAAGCAGCTCCGCTACGGCGCTCTTTGCCTGCTCGAAGTGGAAGACGCGATGCCGCGGCGGGTCCTCAACATCCTCAAGGAGAACTTCGAGGTCGACGAGGACATCGTGGTGCGCACCGGCGAGCGCATGGACTGGGACGACTGGCACCAGTTGACGCGCCTGCACCTGCCGCACCTGAAGGACGCGCCGTTCTCGCCGCGCAGCATCTGGTCCGGATACACGGAGATCTTCGACGACCTCCGCGAGGAGGACACCCTCGTCCATCACCCGTTCGATTCGTTCTCCTCGGTCGAAGCCTTCCTCCGTGCGGCCATCGAGGATCCGCAGGTCATCGCCATCAAGATGACGCTGTACCGGATCGGATCGAACTCTCCGCTCGTGGACATGCTCATCACGGCCGCCGAACAGGGCAAACAGGTGGCCGTGCTCGTGGAACTGAAGGCACGGTTCGACGAACGCAACAACATCGAATGGGCGACGCGCATGGAGGCGGCGGGCATTCATGTGGTGTATGGACTGGTCAGCCTCAAGACGCATGCCAAGTTGTGCCTGATCGTACGCAAGGAGCAGGACGGCATCAGGCGATACGCGCACGTCGGGACGGGCAACTACAACCGCGCGACGGCTCAGATCTACACCGACATCGGCCTGTTCACGTCCGACGCGGCGATCGTCGACGACATCACCGACGTCTTCAACTACCTCACCGGGTATTCGAACCGGAAGTCGTACGACCAGTTGCTCGTGGCACCGGTGTCACTGCGATCGCAGTTGAAGGCCCTGATCGACCGTGAGTGCGAGCACCACAAGGCCGGACGCCCCGCTCGGCTCATCTTCAAGCTGAACGCCATCGCCGACCCGGGCGCGGTGCGCAAGTTGTATCAGGCCAGTCAGTGCGGCGTGCCCATCGATCTCATCGTGCGCGGTGTCTGTTGCCTGCGCCCCGGCGTGCCCGGGATCTCCGACACGATTGCCGTGCGCTCCATCGTCGGACGGTTCCTGGAGCATTCACGCCTCTACTACTTCGAGAACGGCGGCGACCCCGACATCTACATCGGCAGCGCGGACCTGATGGAGCGCAACCTCGATCGCCGCGTGGAGGTCCTCTGTCCGGTCCATCAGCCCGACCTGCGCGCGCATCTGCGCGACGTCGTGCTGGATGCGCTCCTTGCCGACACGGACCGCGTGCGCATCCTCCAGACCGACGGGTCGTACCTGCCGGTGACCACGCCGCCAGGCACCGATCGCGTCAATGCCCAGGCGCGACTGCTCGACGTGTACTCGCAGATGTCGTCCTCCGCTCTCTGA
- a CDS encoding EscU/YscU/HrcU family type III secretion system export apparatus switch protein, translated as MTEPARTRRQAAALRYVPGEVAVPEVVASGEGALAERIIAAAREHGIPIHENRDLVALLARLPPATAIPVELYRAVAEVIAFLVRTSQNDRRPTG; from the coding sequence ATGACCGAACCCGCACGTACGCGTCGGCAGGCGGCCGCCCTGCGCTACGTGCCGGGCGAGGTCGCCGTGCCGGAGGTCGTGGCGAGTGGGGAAGGGGCGCTCGCGGAGCGCATCATCGCCGCGGCACGTGAACACGGGATCCCGATCCACGAGAACCGCGATCTCGTCGCGTTGCTGGCCCGGCTCCCGCCCGCGACGGCGATTCCCGTCGAACTGTATCGCGCCGTCGCGGAAGTGATTGCGTTCCTGGTCCGGACGTCGCAGAACGATCGCCGACCAACGGGCTGA
- a CDS encoding O-methyltransferase, translating to MLDLRSVLFPAVLVCGATLFIGCGSPSRPADTTSPASAQTDATTTLRTPEESAALPALTPEIEAVLDAIRQADKGQLAISPEDGRFLRLLVVLNRTQKAIEIGGASGYSAIWLGLGLRETGGHLTTIEYDAARAAELKANITKAGLDDVVTVVAGDAFKAVPAEPGTFDLVFIDAWKPDYQKYFEMTFPRVRRGGLILAHNVINKGADMQDFLDTITSRADLLTAIVAPGSEGVSLSVKR from the coding sequence ATGCTCGATCTGCGATCCGTCCTGTTCCCTGCCGTACTCGTCTGCGGTGCCACGCTCTTCATCGGATGCGGTTCGCCGTCGCGTCCTGCCGATACGACGTCACCGGCAAGCGCGCAGACCGACGCCACGACCACCCTGCGTACGCCGGAGGAGAGCGCCGCGCTTCCGGCGCTGACACCGGAGATCGAGGCGGTCCTCGACGCGATCCGCCAGGCCGACAAGGGGCAGCTCGCGATCTCGCCCGAAGACGGACGCTTCCTGCGGCTCCTGGTCGTACTCAACCGCACGCAGAAGGCGATCGAGATCGGCGGCGCGAGCGGCTACAGCGCGATCTGGCTGGGGCTCGGCCTTCGCGAAACCGGCGGACACCTGACGACGATCGAGTACGACGCGGCGCGTGCAGCGGAACTGAAGGCCAACATCACCAAGGCGGGCCTGGACGATGTGGTGACGGTCGTCGCGGGCGATGCCTTCAAGGCGGTGCCGGCTGAACCCGGAACCTTCGATCTCGTCTTCATCGACGCATGGAAGCCCGACTATCAGAAGTATTTCGAGATGACGTTCCCGCGCGTACGGCGCGGCGGGCTCATCCTGGCGCACAACGTCATCAACAAGGGCGCCGACATGCAGGATTTTCTCGACACGATCACCTCGCGCGCCGACCTGCTCACGGCCATCGTCGCTCCCGGCAGCGAGGGCGTCTCCCTCAGCGTCAAGCGCTGA
- the hemG gene encoding protoporphyrinogen oxidase yields MTARPPRVLVLGGGIAGLSAAWECHRQGIAVAVLEATDRPGGVIRTDVAGDIVLDAGPDAFLVTKPGAIGLCRELGVDDQLIAMTPPRGAYVLRDDVLHALPEGGAFGIATRPGPFLRSTLLSPGGKLRVALEPLIPRRRSGHDEGAGTFFRRRFGREAADRIAQPLLGGIHVGDLDALSANAVFPQLVAVERAGGSVLLALRRQGSRVVEGGAFRSFRRGMATLIDALTAALPPATIRLHRGVTHIARIDDAWQVTCSDGSRATADVLVLAAPAFVTADWLRSINEDASALAAGIRYVSSAGVLAVYDSARVARPLQGSGYVSTPQPGRGSLLATSWLSHKWQGRAPDGFTVLRGFFGGALDEGVLARSDEALTALAEASWARRFGVAGGPVLSRVVRWTRGSPQHEVGHASRVARIDAALAAQPCVGVCGSGFRAVGIPDVITDARTTTRTLLDRWRQRTG; encoded by the coding sequence ATGACCGCTCGGCCTCCCCGCGTGCTCGTCCTCGGCGGCGGCATCGCGGGGTTGTCGGCGGCGTGGGAGTGTCATCGCCAGGGCATTGCCGTCGCGGTGCTCGAAGCCACCGACCGTCCCGGTGGCGTGATCAGGACGGACGTCGCCGGCGACATCGTGCTCGATGCAGGTCCGGACGCGTTCCTGGTCACCAAGCCGGGAGCCATCGGTCTCTGTCGGGAACTCGGGGTCGACGACCAGTTGATCGCCATGACTCCGCCGCGCGGCGCGTACGTGCTCCGAGACGATGTGTTGCACGCGCTGCCGGAGGGTGGCGCGTTCGGGATCGCAACGCGACCGGGCCCGTTCCTTCGCTCGACCCTGCTGTCGCCGGGCGGCAAGCTCCGCGTCGCGCTGGAGCCACTCATTCCCCGTCGTCGCAGCGGCCACGATGAAGGCGCGGGCACGTTCTTCCGTCGTCGCTTCGGACGCGAGGCCGCCGACCGCATTGCGCAACCCTTGCTGGGCGGCATCCACGTGGGTGATCTCGACGCGCTGTCTGCCAACGCCGTGTTTCCCCAGTTGGTGGCCGTCGAGCGAGCCGGCGGCAGCGTGCTGCTGGCCTTACGGCGACAAGGATCACGCGTGGTCGAAGGCGGCGCGTTCCGGAGTTTTCGGCGAGGGATGGCGACGCTGATCGACGCACTCACCGCCGCCCTGCCACCCGCAACGATTCGCCTGCACCGCGGGGTGACGCACATCGCGCGAATCGACGATGCGTGGCAGGTGACGTGCAGCGATGGCAGCCGCGCGACGGCGGATGTGCTCGTGCTGGCCGCACCGGCGTTCGTGACGGCCGACTGGCTCAGGTCGATCAACGAGGACGCGTCGGCTCTTGCCGCAGGCATCCGATACGTGTCGAGCGCGGGCGTGCTCGCCGTGTACGACAGCGCGCGCGTGGCGCGCCCCCTGCAAGGAAGCGGCTACGTCTCCACGCCGCAACCCGGCCGTGGGTCGCTCCTCGCGACGAGTTGGTTGAGCCACAAGTGGCAGGGACGCGCGCCCGACGGGTTCACGGTGCTCCGCGGCTTCTTCGGCGGCGCACTCGACGAGGGCGTACTCGCACGGAGCGACGAGGCTTTGACGGCGTTGGCCGAGGCGAGTTGGGCACGACGCTTTGGCGTCGCGGGTGGCCCCGTCCTGTCGCGTGTCGTCAGATGGACGCGCGGCAGCCCGCAGCACGAGGTTGGCCATGCCTCGCGCGTCGCCCGCATCGATGCGGCGCTCGCAGCACAGCCCTGCGTGGGTGTCTGCGGCAGCGGCTTCCGGGCGGTCGGCATCCCCGACGTCATCACCGACGCACGAACCACGACGCGCACATTGCTCGACCGCTGGCGCCAACGAACGGGCTGA
- a CDS encoding SDR family oxidoreductase: protein MAAFRVDAFCIDERAHATVRGVIAPTRIALVTGAGSGIGRAVAIGLLRAGYRVGLVGRRTAALDETASLAGASAGAALLLPADVTNPDDVERVFEAMRVAHGRLDVLFNNAGVSAPAVPLDELTVEQWRAVVDTNLTGAFLCTRAAFKLMKSQSPRGGRIIPPGSSSAHVPRPHSAPYTASKHGMTGLTRSTGLDGRAFDIACGQIDIGNAETDMARGYAGGVLQANGQHAIEPLLPVPHVVDAVLYMAALPLDANVPFITVMASGMPYLGRG from the coding sequence ATGGCTGCTTTCCGCGTCGACGCCTTCTGCATCGACGAGCGGGCTCATGCTACCGTTCGCGGCGTGATCGCACCAACTCGCATCGCACTGGTCACGGGTGCCGGGAGCGGCATCGGGCGTGCCGTGGCCATCGGCTTGTTGCGCGCCGGTTACCGAGTAGGGCTGGTCGGTCGTCGAACTGCCGCGCTCGACGAGACGGCCTCACTGGCAGGAGCGTCAGCCGGTGCGGCGCTGCTGCTTCCCGCGGACGTCACGAACCCCGACGATGTGGAACGCGTGTTCGAGGCGATGCGTGTCGCGCATGGCAGGCTCGACGTGCTGTTCAACAACGCGGGCGTCAGCGCGCCCGCCGTGCCTCTCGACGAACTGACGGTGGAGCAGTGGCGCGCGGTGGTGGACACCAATCTCACCGGCGCGTTCCTGTGCACGCGCGCGGCCTTCAAGCTCATGAAGTCACAGTCGCCGCGCGGCGGCCGCATCATCCCCCCCGGCTCGAGCTCGGCACACGTCCCGCGCCCGCACTCGGCGCCGTACACCGCGTCCAAGCACGGGATGACGGGCCTCACGCGATCGACGGGACTCGACGGTCGGGCATTCGACATCGCGTGTGGGCAGATCGACATCGGCAACGCGGAGACGGACATGGCTCGTGGCTATGCGGGTGGCGTCCTTCAAGCCAACGGCCAGCACGCCATCGAGCCGCTGTTGCCCGTGCCGCACGTCGTGGACGCGGTGCTGTACATGGCGGCACTGCCCCTCGACGCGAATGTCCCGTTCATCACAGTCATGGCATCGGGGATGCCGTACCTCGGTCGCGGATGA